From the Phycisphaerae bacterium genome, the window GCGGGCATTTGCGATCGACCCATTTCGCGCAGGCCCCTCCCGACCGATTGCAGGTCTTCCGCCAACTCCCGGCAGCTTGAACACTGGGCAAGGTGCAGGCTCAGACCTCGTGGCAGCGGCGCGCCGGCATCCAGGACATCGTCATCGGAGAGTGCGGTGAGCACCCACAAGCGTTTGGAACATTCCGGATTCGTGGACATCTCAGTCTCGAGGCGCGTCGTCGCGCTCCTCCTCCTTCATGAACTCGGCAAGGCGAACCACCGCGTGGCGGCGGTACACCCGCGCGGTGGCCGGTGCGATCATCAGGATTTTTCCTACCTCCGCGTACGAAAGTTGATTCAGGTCCCGCAGCACGACGACGTTGCGCAGGTGCGCGGGCAGTCGCGCCAGGGCATTCCACAGTGCCGCATGGGGTGCCTGGGAATCGGCCGACGGCTCCGACTCGCCGGCCGATGCACCATTGTCACGCCCGGATTCGTGCCGTGCCGCTTCCCGGCGTGCTTCAGCCAGGGCGGGCCAATGGCGCCGATGCCGCATCCGCGTCCGTA encodes:
- a CDS encoding sigma-70 family RNA polymerase sigma factor, with amino-acid sequence MATTGGDFNALPMEATAHDPRARAWLEKLMRRDGPGILRLLWRMLQVEQDVMDAYQDCFCKLAQRGRFNDLHSARAYAYRTAANIAVEMIRTRMRHRRHWPALAEARREAARHESGRDNGASAGESEPSADSQAPHAALWNALARLPAHLRNVVVLRDLNQLSYAEVGKILMIAPATARVYRRHAVVRLAEFMKEEERDDAPRD